A region of Culicoides brevitarsis isolate CSIRO-B50_1 chromosome 1, AGI_CSIRO_Cbre_v1, whole genome shotgun sequence DNA encodes the following proteins:
- the LOC134832244 gene encoding myeloid leukemia factor: MSLFTSLGLEDDPIFGAHMRQMRQMNNMMNSLFGDPFGGMMGGMGGMGAMNGMNAIAGPQQMFSRQLMPMFSNNMSNRLLTDLPTAPGGVGYSSSSVFSMTTGPDGKPQIYQATSSTKQGPGGIRETRKTLQDTRTGTKKMSIGHHIGDRAHVIEKSQDLSTGQLEENEELINLDEEEKETFNREFTQRARSLGGTRRHGPEIQAIMPAASPSGGSSSSSSVAAIQNANGTTKSTSTATTTPTTPATESVLERLSKKYGKSPQLATPRRAIRTPASSPLASTTTLLDKTVSTSVHPHPYNPSSRKHKAIKGSTNYMQRHH, from the exons ATGTCTTTGTTCACTTCATTAGGTCTCGAGGATGATCCCATATTCGG CGCTCATATGCGTCAAATGCGCCAGATGAACAACATGATGAACTCCCTGTTCGGCGATCCCTTTGGCGGAATGATGGGCGGTATGGGTGGCATGGGTGCCATGAACGGTATGAATGCCATCGCTGGGCCCCAACAGATGTTTTCGCGTCAATTAATGCCCATGTTCTCGAACAACATGTCAAATCGTCTCTTGACGGACTTGCCAACGGCGCCAGGTGGTGTCGGATATTCCAGCAGCTCCGTTTTCAGCATGACTACGGGTCCCGATGGCAAGCCCCAAATCTACCAGGCAACGTCGAGCACAAAGCAGGGACCTGGCGGCATCCGTGAAACACGCAAAACACTCCAAGACACACGAACGGGCACAAAGAAAATGTCCATTGGACATCACATTGGCGATCGGGCACACGTTATCGAGAAATCACAAGACTTGTCGACGGGTCAATTGGAGGAGAACGAGGAGCTCATTAACTTGGATGAGGAGGAGAAGGAAACTTTTAACCGGGAATTTACACAACGAGCACGCAGCTTGGGCGGAACACGACGTCACGGGCCCGAAATTCAAGCAATTATGCCAGCTGCAAGTCCCTCGGGCGGATCATCGTCTTCGTCATCGGTAGCTGCGATCCAAAA tGCGAATGGAACCACGAAAAGTACTTCTACGGCTACTACGACTCCTACGACTCCGGCTACGGAAAGCGTCCTCGAACGATTGTCGAAAAAATACGGTAAAAGTCCGCAACTTGCGACGCCGAGACGAGCTATTCGAACGCCTGCTTCATCTCCATTGGCTTCTACGACAACATTGTTAGATAAAACGGTCTCCACAAG CGTTCATCCTCACCCGTACAACCCGTCGTCGCGCAAACACAAGGCAATCAAAGGATCTACAAATTACATGCAACGTCATCACTAA
- the LOC134832235 gene encoding arginine-hydroxylase NDUFAF5, mitochondrial, with protein MNTLRKLGLLSSQITRCHCRTFTKTAQNLNFPTANIFDRNAKKLQKERAARSDDVELFDYIKEEVGFRLSDRVFDVKRQFKNAVDLGCGRGYVSKHILADSVERLTLCDMSPTMLRHARSTPGVDIIKKELDEELFSFPDDSLDLVISNLSLHWVNDLPGLFKNINKALAPDGVFMASFFGGETLYELRSSLQLAEAERLGGLSPHISPFVQIRDVGALLNANNFTMLTIDTDEVVVGYPTMFELLWDLKGMGENNAAFNRPLHLSRDVMMAAASIYKDMYGTEEGVQATFQIIYLVGWKPHESQPKPMERGSANVSLKDLGNIVEGKHDTSCKKK; from the exons atgaacacaTTACGAAAACTCGGACTGTTATCTAGTCAAATCACGAGATGTCATTGCAGGACATTCACTAAAACagcacaaaatttgaattttccaacCGCGAACATCTTTGACCGGAATgcaaaaaagcttcaaaaggAACGAGCAGCACGGAG tgacgATGTCGAATTATTCGATTACATCAAGGAAGAAGTTGGTTTTCGACTGTCTGATCGAGTGTTCGACGtaaaaagacaatttaaaaACGCAGTGGATCTCGGTTGTGGTCGCGGATATGTCTCGAAACACATTTTAGCAGATTCCGTTGAACGACTTACGCTTTGTGACATGAGTCCGACAATGCTGCGACATGCCCGAAGTACTCCCGGTGTCgatattatcaaaaaagagCTTGACGAGGAGTTGTTTAGTTTTCCCGATGATTCACTGGATTTGGTAATTTCGAATTTGAGTCTTCATTGGGTGAATGACTTGCCgggtttgtttaaaaatatcaacaaagcTCTTGCTCCGGATGGCGTTTTCATGGCTTCGTTCTTCGGAGGCGAAACCCTGTACGAACTGCGATCATCACTGCAACTTGCCGAAGCAGAGAGACTGGGAGGACTTTCGCCGCATATCTCGCCCTTTGTGCAAATCCGTGATGTCGGTGCCTTATTGAATGCGAATAATTTCACGATGCTCACAATTGACACGGATGAAGTTGTTGTCGGATATCCCACGATGTTTGAGTTGTTGTGGGACCTGAAAGGCATGGGAGAGAATAATGCAGCTTTTAATCGTCCGTTGCATCTTTCGAGAGATGTTATGATGGCAGCAGCTTCCATTTACAAAGACATGTACGGGACGGAAGAAGGTGTGCAAGCGACTTTTCAGATAATTTATTTGGTTGGATGGAAACCGCACGAATCGCAACCGAAACCCATGGAAAGGGGAAGTGCCAATGTCTCGTTGAAGGATTTGGGAAATATTGTTGAAGGGAAACACGATACTAGTtgtaagaagaaataa